The following are encoded in a window of Poecile atricapillus isolate bPoeAtr1 chromosome 3, bPoeAtr1.hap1, whole genome shotgun sequence genomic DNA:
- the GPR75 gene encoding probable G-protein coupled receptor 75: MNGSGRLPAGPAEQLGTNGSGPAELREGTHAATLAACASLLALVFCLGSYGNLIVLLSFFDPALRKFRTDFDFMILNLSFCDLFICGVAAPMFAFVLFFGPARGVPGTFCFTFHLTSSGFIIMSLKTVAVIALHRLRMVLGKHPHRAASAPCSLLLTLLLWAASFTLATLATLRSRGSRLCLPMASLPSGQGRLILYLYVTDFICCVAVVSVSYVMIAQALRRNARARKGPPAVAVGTPRAQPFAGPGAVPALYRTQSCTKPPHGHAKLAGRLPLASAVNLATAKDSKAVVTCVVIVLSVLVCCLPLAISLVQDMLSGSGGFVLYQFELCGFTLIFFKSGLNPFIYSRNSAGLRRRVLWCLQYVALVFFCCKHKTRLRAMGKGSLEVNRNKSSHHETNSAYMLSPKPQKKGLEQACGASHSKDSVLSPKASAGQQHYGQSSSTPMNTRIEPYYSVYNSSPSAEVSTPHSLQPAGFAFAKPCIPALHPSGSAGRDIPLPSV; encoded by the coding sequence ATGAACGGGTCAGGGCGGCTGCCGGCCGGGCCCGCGGAGCAGCTGGGCACGAACGGCAGCGGCCCCGCGGAGCTGCGGGAGGGCACCCACGCCGCCACGCTGGCCGCCTGCGCCTCCCTGCTGGCCCTCGTCTTCTGCCTCGGCTCCTACGGCAACCTCATCGTGCTGCTCTCGTTCTTCGACCCGGCCCTCCGGAAATTCCGCACCGACTTCGACTTCATGATCCTCAACCTCTCCTTCTGCGACCTCTTCATCTGCGGCGTGGCCGCCCCCATGTTTGCCTTCGTCCTGTTCTTCGGCCCGGCCCGCGGCGTGCCCGGCACCTTCTGCTTCACCTTCCACCTCACCAGCTCCGGCTTCATCATCATGTCGCTCAAGACGGTGGCGGTGATCGCTCTGCACCGGCTGCGCATGGTGCTGGGCAAGCACCCGCACCGCGCCGCCTCCGCGCCCTGCTCGCTGCTGCTCACGCTGCTGCTCTGGGCCGCCAGCTTCACCCTGGCCACGCTGGCCACGCTCCGCAGCCGCGGCTCCCGCCTCTGCCTGCCCATGGCCAGCCTGCCCAGCGGACAGGGCAGGCTCATCCTCTACCTCTACGTTACCGACTTCATCTGCTGCGTGGCCGTGGTGTCCGTGTCCTACGTGATGATCGCCCAAGCCCTGCGCAGGAACGCGCGGGCGAGGAAGGGCCCGCCCGCGGTGGCCGTGGGCACCCCCAGGGCTCAGCCCTTCGCGGGGCCCGGGGCCGTGCCCGCCCTGTACAGGACCCAGAGCTGCACCAAGCCACCCCACGGCCATGCCAAGCTCGCCGGCCGGCTCCCGCTGGCCTCGGCCGTCAACCTGGCCACGGCCAAAGACTCCAAGGCGGTGGTGACGTGCGTGGTCATCGTGCTCTCCGTCCTGGTGTGCTGCCTGCCCCTGGCCATCTCCTTGGTGCAGGACATGCTGTCCGGCAGCGGTGGCTTTGTGCTCTACCAGTTTGAGCTGTGTGGGTTTACGCTCATTTTTTTCAAGTCGGGATTAAATCCCTTTATATATTCCCGCAACAGCGCGGGGCTGCGGAGACGCGTGCTCTGGTGCCTGCAGTACGTGGCCCTGGTCTTTTTCTGCTGCAAGCACAAGACGAGGCTTCGAGCCATGGGCAAAGGCAGCCTGGAGGTCAACAGGAACAAGTCGTCCCACCACGAGACCAACTCGGCCTACATGCTGTCTCCAAAGCCTCAGaagaagggtttggagcaggcgTGCGGTGCCAGCCACTCCAAGGACAGCGTGCTGAGTCCCAAGGCGTCTGCGGGGCAGCAGCACTAcgggcagagcagctccacgCCCATGAACACGCGGATCGAGCCCTACTACAGCGTGTACAACAGCAGCCCCTCGGCGGAGGTGAGCACTCCTCACAGCCTGCAGCCCGCGGGCTTCGCCTTCGCCAAGCCCTGCATCCCTGCGCTCCATCCCTCCGGCAGCGCAGGGCGGGACATACCGCTGCCCTCCGTGTAG